One region of Dryobates pubescens isolate bDryPub1 chromosome 20, bDryPub1.pri, whole genome shotgun sequence genomic DNA includes:
- the PSMB2 gene encoding proteasome subunit beta type-2, producing MEYLVGIRGPDFVLVAADTVAASSIVQMKHDHDKMFKMSEKILLLCVGEAGDTVQFAEYIQKNVQLYKMRNGYELSPIAAANFTRRNLADYLRSRTPYHVNLLLAGYDDHEGPALYYMDYLASLAKVPFAAHGYGSFLTLSILDRYYKPGMTRKEAMDLLKKCLEELQKRFILNLTSFNARFIDKDGIHEVANVPLATATTTT from the exons ATGGAGTACCTGGTCGGCATCCGCGGCCCCGACTTCGTCCTGGTGGCTGCCGACACCGTGGCGGCCTCCAGCATTGTCCAGATGAAGCACG ACCATGACAAAATGTTTAAGATGAGTGAAAAGATCTTACTCCTGTGTGttggggaggctggagacacTGTACAGTTTGCAGAATACATCCAGAAAAACGTCCAGCTCTACAAAATGAGGAATG GTTACGAGTTGTCTCCTATTGCGGCTGCAAACTTCACGCGGCGGAACCTTGCTGACTATCTCCGGAGTCGA ACTCCTTACCATgtcaacctcctcctggctggctATGATGACCACGAGGGCCCTGCCCTGTACTACATGGATTACCTGGCATCTCTGGCTAAGGTCCCCTTTGCAGCACATGGCTATGGTTCTTTCCTTACCCTCAGCATCCTTGACCGCTACTACAAGCCAG GTATGACACGTAAGGAAGCCATGGATCTGCTAAAGAAATGTCTAGAGGAG CTTCAGAAACGCTTCATCCTCAATCTGACTTCTTTCAACGCCCGGTTCATTGACAAGGATGGCATCCATGAAGTGGCAAACGTACCCCttgcaacagcaacaacaacaacctgA